One genomic segment of Brevibacillus laterosporus LMG 15441 includes these proteins:
- a CDS encoding amino acid permease — MSQATTGNESVTNISTTRDGGQPQELKRGLKARHLTMIALGGSIGTGLFLASGGAISQAGPGGAIVAYVAIGIMVYFLMTSLGEMAAYMPESGSFSTYATKFVDPALGFALGWNYWYNWAITIAAELSAATLLMKFWFPNSSSLLWSGLFLAFMFGLNYLSVKGYGESEFWFSMIKVATVIIFLVVGILMIFGIMGGEAVGFTNFTIGDAPFHGGFMAALGVFMIAGFSFQGTELIGVAAGESDDPRKNIPKAIKQVFWRILLFYVFAILVIGLLVPYTSPNLVGGEIESIALSPFTMVFEKAGLAFSASVMNAVILSAVLSAGNSGMYASTRMLWAMAKDGKAPKFFTKLNRRGIPIYCLLMTASVGMVAFFASFFGDGVVYAWLLNASGMSGFIAWLGIAISHYRFRRAFVAQGHSLSELPFKARWFPFGPLFAFILCIVVILGQNYEAFIGDKIDWYAMMVSYIGIPIFLALWLGYKWIKKTKVVKLHDCDFSSAHVRD; from the coding sequence ATGTCTCAAGCAACAACTGGGAATGAAAGTGTAACAAACATATCGACAACTAGGGATGGAGGACAGCCTCAGGAATTGAAGCGCGGTCTAAAGGCTCGACACCTGACAATGATCGCTCTTGGCGGTTCTATTGGTACGGGTTTATTCCTAGCAAGTGGTGGAGCTATCTCTCAAGCAGGCCCTGGTGGTGCGATTGTAGCATATGTAGCAATTGGTATTATGGTATATTTCTTAATGACCAGCTTGGGTGAAATGGCAGCTTATATGCCGGAGTCAGGGTCTTTTAGTACCTATGCAACAAAGTTTGTAGATCCTGCTCTTGGCTTTGCATTAGGATGGAACTATTGGTATAACTGGGCTATTACGATTGCAGCCGAGTTATCTGCCGCTACGCTTTTAATGAAATTTTGGTTCCCGAACAGTTCATCTTTATTATGGAGCGGCTTATTTTTAGCCTTTATGTTTGGATTAAACTATCTATCTGTAAAAGGATATGGGGAGTCAGAGTTCTGGTTCTCGATGATTAAAGTAGCAACCGTTATTATTTTCTTGGTAGTTGGTATCTTAATGATTTTTGGCATCATGGGCGGAGAGGCTGTAGGCTTTACGAACTTTACCATTGGCGACGCTCCATTCCATGGCGGCTTTATGGCAGCCCTTGGTGTATTTATGATTGCTGGATTTAGCTTTCAGGGTACAGAATTAATCGGGGTAGCGGCAGGAGAGAGCGACGATCCGCGTAAAAATATCCCAAAAGCCATCAAGCAAGTGTTCTGGCGCATTCTGTTGTTCTATGTTTTTGCCATTTTAGTTATTGGCTTGCTGGTACCCTACACCAGTCCGAATCTGGTAGGTGGAGAAATAGAATCGATTGCTCTAAGCCCATTTACAATGGTATTTGAAAAAGCAGGCTTGGCATTTTCTGCCTCTGTGATGAACGCTGTTATTTTATCGGCTGTATTATCCGCGGGTAACTCTGGTATGTATGCTTCTACACGTATGCTGTGGGCGATGGCGAAGGATGGGAAAGCACCTAAATTTTTTACAAAACTAAACCGCCGCGGTATTCCGATTTACTGTTTGTTAATGACAGCATCAGTTGGGATGGTTGCTTTCTTCGCTTCTTTTTTTGGCGATGGGGTTGTTTATGCATGGTTGCTTAATGCTTCTGGTATGTCTGGCTTTATTGCTTGGTTGGGCATTGCAATTAGCCACTATCGCTTCCGTCGAGCGTTTGTAGCGCAAGGACATAGCTTGAGTGAATTGCCTTTTAAAGCAAGATGGTTCCCATTCGGTCCGTTATTTGCTTTTATACTGTGCATCGTTGTTATTCTGGGACAGAATTACGAGGCATTTATTGGAGATAAAATTGATTGGTACGCTATGATGGTATCCTATATCGGCATTCCGATCTTCCTTGCTTTATGGTTGGGATACAAATGGATCAAGAAAACAAAGGTTGTGAAATTGCACGATTGTGATTTTAGCAGTGCACATGTAAGAGACTAG
- a CDS encoding DUF418 domain-containing protein, which translates to MNQARPISVNDRITSIDTVRGIAILGIFLVNLPAMLGIQPLDTRGYTQGVDAVFRFGYDLFIQTKFYSLFAFLFGLGFYLFMSRAEAKGSRMRSLFSMRLVVLFLLGCLHFLLLWYGDILHMYALVGFLLLFFYRQKASALFVWSIFLMALFMLFIWFAYSGDIDLDQTVLLEAPWFNGLEDYAQKVSQRYEILSGIQILNVIIYIPELLGLFLLGLCAGKINFFQRVHEWKRGLRITQIVSLVVTILLFIPMFRYYFSHEVYVSEEIQKYIQLTGKTLFVFYLVSIVLLLENKRFRAKMQGFTYVGRMALTNYLLQTLVTVLLFSLFIPNTAGIPLWIGFIFCITIYLLQIMFSKWWLSQYAFGPMEWLWRCATYMQKQPLRLKQQTRERS; encoded by the coding sequence ATGAATCAAGCAAGACCGATTTCCGTTAACGATCGAATAACATCGATTGATACCGTTAGAGGCATTGCGATCCTGGGTATATTTCTGGTGAACTTACCAGCTATGCTAGGAATCCAACCGCTTGACACAAGAGGATATACCCAAGGCGTCGATGCCGTGTTTCGTTTTGGTTATGACTTATTTATCCAGACAAAATTCTACTCCTTGTTTGCCTTTTTATTTGGATTGGGGTTCTATCTATTTATGAGTAGAGCAGAAGCGAAAGGGTCGCGGATGAGGTCCCTTTTTTCGATGCGTCTAGTTGTGCTGTTTCTTCTGGGATGCCTGCATTTTCTGCTTTTGTGGTACGGTGATATTTTACATATGTATGCATTAGTGGGCTTTTTACTTTTATTTTTTTATCGTCAGAAGGCATCAGCCTTGTTTGTGTGGAGCATTTTTTTAATGGCTCTGTTTATGTTGTTTATCTGGTTTGCTTATTCCGGGGATATTGATTTAGATCAAACAGTGCTACTAGAAGCTCCTTGGTTTAATGGACTAGAGGATTATGCACAAAAAGTGAGTCAACGCTATGAAATACTAAGTGGCATCCAGATTCTCAATGTAATTATCTATATTCCTGAATTACTAGGACTTTTTTTGTTGGGATTGTGTGCAGGAAAGATCAACTTTTTTCAACGTGTGCATGAATGGAAACGTGGATTGCGCATCACTCAGATTGTCAGTCTGGTAGTAACGATTCTATTGTTTATTCCGATGTTTCGTTATTATTTCAGCCATGAAGTCTATGTGTCTGAAGAAATTCAAAAGTACATTCAATTGACGGGGAAAACGTTGTTCGTTTTTTATCTCGTATCGATTGTTCTGCTTCTGGAAAACAAACGTTTTCGAGCAAAAATGCAAGGCTTCACATATGTGGGGCGCATGGCATTAACCAATTACTTATTGCAGACATTGGTCACAGTCCTGTTGTTTTCCCTGTTTATTCCTAATACGGCAGGAATTCCGCTATGGATTGGATTTATATTTTGTATTACGATCTATCTATTACAGATCATGTTTAGTAAATGGTGGTTATCTCAGTATGCCTTTGGACCAATGGAATGGCTGTGGCGATGTGCAACCTATATGCAAAAACAGCCACTACGGCTGAAGCAACAAACCCGTGAACGATCATAG
- a CDS encoding DNA topoisomerase III codes for MKVIIAEKPDQASKLSSPFAHKKQQGYIEIAPHRLFPQGALVTWAVGHICELVPPEDYNPTWKKWSMETLPMIPERFRYQVMKSKAKQFTIIKQLLKRSDVTEIIHAGDAGREGELIIRTAIELAGVKKPMKRLWISSLTDRAIVEGFEHVLDETHTRNLYYEAYSRSCADWLIGMNASRIYTILFKQKGVSDVFSAGRVQTPTLALVVKREKEIANFKSEPFWEVIASFTIEGKKYEGIWQKDGESRLFDEQMATRIAQFCEKKPASVQEVKKERKEFLPPFLFNLSSLQATANKIFKFSPKKTLDVAQQLYLKGFLSYPRSDSSFVTPGEAKSFPEILSKLAKKKEFQSFFPTPIHSVANNKRYVNEKKVTDHYAIIPTEQVPHLDKLSADERHIYDLVARRLIAAHYEPAIFDYTTITTLVDGRATFISKGKCQVQAGWRTVLFQGQDEDDKDKDEEKLLPPVEKNETGKVSRVKVKAGKTQPPKRYTEGQLITLMKTAGKHLENSEWEKVLSKTEGLGTEATRAGIITMLKDRKYIEVKKNQVFALEKGSLLIDAIGDKILASPEMTARWEQRLAEIGQGQASAQEFMEQVKKLAHKIVQDATEQSATWDFSGMDIEAMPKQASTFTLGKKIAVCAGCKGSIVDKGNFYGCDQYNKTGCKITLPKKLLGKSLSATNVKKLMEQGKSGLIKGFKKGDKTFDAYLKWDIEKAQFQFEFEAKTASSGAKEYKKPSSGAPKGKKITEALYSTE; via the coding sequence ATGAAAGTCATTATTGCTGAAAAACCTGATCAGGCCTCAAAGCTCTCCAGCCCATTTGCACATAAAAAACAACAAGGATATATTGAAATCGCTCCACATCGTTTATTTCCACAGGGAGCATTGGTGACTTGGGCTGTCGGACATATTTGCGAATTAGTTCCACCAGAAGATTACAACCCTACTTGGAAAAAGTGGAGCATGGAGACACTGCCCATGATACCGGAACGTTTTCGCTATCAGGTAATGAAATCAAAGGCCAAGCAGTTTACGATCATTAAACAACTGCTAAAACGCTCAGATGTCACAGAAATCATTCATGCGGGTGACGCAGGGCGTGAGGGTGAACTCATTATCCGTACGGCTATCGAGCTTGCTGGTGTAAAAAAGCCAATGAAAAGACTATGGATTTCCTCCTTGACGGACCGTGCAATTGTGGAGGGATTTGAGCACGTATTAGACGAAACACACACTCGTAATCTGTATTATGAGGCCTACAGTCGCTCCTGTGCAGACTGGCTCATTGGTATGAATGCTTCTCGGATTTATACGATTCTCTTTAAGCAAAAGGGTGTTTCGGATGTATTTTCTGCAGGACGTGTACAGACTCCTACTCTAGCACTCGTTGTCAAAAGGGAAAAGGAGATTGCTAATTTCAAATCAGAGCCATTCTGGGAAGTGATTGCTTCCTTTACCATAGAAGGAAAGAAATATGAGGGGATTTGGCAAAAGGACGGAGAATCCCGCCTGTTTGACGAGCAAATGGCTACACGAATAGCTCAATTCTGTGAGAAAAAGCCTGCTAGTGTGCAGGAGGTTAAGAAAGAACGCAAGGAATTTTTACCACCCTTCCTATTTAATCTCTCATCCTTGCAGGCAACCGCTAATAAGATTTTTAAGTTTTCGCCTAAAAAGACGTTGGATGTAGCTCAACAATTATATTTGAAGGGATTTTTATCTTATCCGCGTTCTGATTCCAGCTTTGTTACACCAGGAGAAGCTAAGAGTTTTCCAGAAATTTTGTCCAAGCTGGCTAAAAAGAAGGAATTTCAATCATTCTTTCCTACGCCAATTCATTCAGTAGCAAATAACAAACGCTATGTAAATGAAAAGAAGGTAACGGACCACTACGCTATTATTCCTACCGAGCAGGTGCCTCATTTGGACAAGCTCTCTGCTGATGAACGCCATATTTATGATTTGGTGGCACGTCGTTTGATCGCTGCTCATTATGAGCCGGCGATTTTTGACTATACTACGATTACTACCTTAGTGGATGGGCGAGCAACCTTTATCAGTAAGGGAAAATGTCAGGTGCAAGCAGGCTGGCGAACCGTGTTATTTCAAGGTCAGGACGAGGACGACAAGGATAAAGATGAAGAAAAGCTACTGCCGCCTGTTGAAAAAAATGAAACAGGGAAGGTAAGCCGTGTAAAAGTTAAAGCGGGCAAAACCCAACCGCCGAAACGCTATACAGAGGGTCAGTTAATTACGCTAATGAAGACCGCAGGTAAGCATTTAGAGAATAGCGAGTGGGAAAAGGTTTTGTCTAAAACCGAGGGGCTCGGTACAGAGGCTACACGAGCGGGTATTATTACCATGTTAAAGGATCGCAAGTACATTGAGGTGAAGAAAAACCAAGTATTTGCTCTAGAGAAGGGAAGCTTATTAATTGATGCCATTGGAGATAAGATTCTCGCTTCTCCAGAGATGACGGCCCGCTGGGAACAACGGTTGGCCGAAATTGGGCAGGGGCAGGCTTCGGCGCAGGAATTTATGGAGCAAGTCAAAAAATTAGCGCACAAGATTGTTCAGGATGCTACCGAGCAATCTGCTACATGGGACTTTTCCGGCATGGATATCGAGGCAATGCCTAAGCAAGCCTCTACGTTTACTCTAGGGAAAAAGATAGCGGTTTGTGCTGGATGTAAGGGCTCGATTGTAGATAAAGGAAATTTCTATGGCTGTGATCAGTATAACAAGACGGGGTGTAAAATCACTTTACCGAAAAAATTACTCGGCAAATCCTTGTCTGCCACCAATGTGAAAAAACTGATGGAGCAAGGAAAAAGCGGATTAATAAAAGGCTTTAAAAAAGGTGACAAGACGTTTGATGCCTATTTGAAATGGGATATAGAGAAAGCGCAATTCCAATTCGAATTTGAAGCAAAAACAGCTTCTTCGGGTGCTAAGGAGTATAAAAAACCAAGCTCAGGAGCACCGAAAGGGAAAAAGATTACAGAAGCGCTATATTCTACTGAGTAG
- a CDS encoding NAD(P)/FAD-dependent oxidoreductase — protein MKLKHVQVLIVGAGMAGISTAIWCKRLGLSCLVIEQSDSLGGQIHYIHNRIWDLPPKLYANGEELLTDLRESVQVLQIPIRYQECLRSIDYQTKMIHTDQTSYQADYVVVATGVSPVHLPQLAEVSSHVLGPEFSTSSGAHLLDQKDILVIGGGDRALESVCNLSAYAHHIWLAVRNHQFRGRQEWVQKATSLPNVTIWMETEVKAAQSKGNRCSVDLQTHNQKIHRLQVDWILPRVGIAANSSPVAELVDKMGEFLTVDEYLRTAHEWIYAIGDITNGSDYASLSLAIGQAMKTAKHIALHAKEA, from the coding sequence ATGAAATTGAAACATGTTCAAGTGCTGATCGTTGGCGCTGGGATGGCGGGTATTTCCACTGCGATTTGGTGCAAACGGCTTGGGCTTTCTTGCCTCGTAATAGAACAAAGCGATTCGCTTGGCGGTCAAATTCACTATATTCATAATCGCATTTGGGACCTCCCCCCCAAACTATATGCAAATGGAGAGGAATTGCTGACAGACTTACGCGAAAGTGTGCAAGTATTGCAAATCCCTATTCGCTATCAAGAATGCCTGCGTAGCATTGATTATCAAACCAAAATGATACATACAGATCAAACCTCGTATCAGGCGGATTATGTAGTTGTTGCCACAGGGGTGAGCCCTGTTCACTTACCACAGCTTGCAGAGGTTTCTTCTCATGTGTTAGGTCCGGAGTTTTCTACATCCTCGGGGGCTCATTTATTAGATCAAAAGGATATTCTGGTGATTGGCGGTGGAGATCGTGCCTTAGAAAGTGTTTGTAATCTGTCCGCCTACGCACATCATATTTGGCTTGCCGTCCGTAATCATCAATTTCGCGGCCGACAAGAATGGGTACAAAAAGCCACTTCACTGCCTAACGTGACCATTTGGATGGAAACGGAGGTAAAAGCGGCACAATCAAAGGGCAATAGATGCTCTGTTGATTTACAAACGCACAACCAAAAGATACATCGCTTGCAGGTTGACTGGATTTTACCTCGTGTTGGTATCGCTGCTAATAGTAGCCCGGTGGCAGAATTAGTGGATAAAATGGGCGAATTTCTAACGGTTGATGAGTATCTGCGCACTGCTCATGAATGGATCTATGCCATTGGAGATATTACAAATGGAAGTGATTATGCTAGTCTTTCACTTGCCATCGGTCAGGCTATGAAAACCGCAAAACACATTGCTTTGCATGCCAAGGAGGCCTAA
- a CDS encoding NUDIX domain-containing protein: protein MDTFYDTTGVPMTLSFDPAEFREEQAKHVLVFPFYQGKLLFTIHTKRGYELPGGKVEPGESSIAAAIRETYEETGYHLSAIKKIGQYTVGDSIVKDIYVAEAERQVATIIEGSVGGAFISDKIPTAEELRSDERYSAFVKDDVYPLTIAHLRDLGYIK, encoded by the coding sequence ATGGACACTTTTTACGATACGACAGGCGTACCCATGACGTTAAGCTTTGACCCGGCGGAATTTCGAGAGGAGCAGGCTAAGCACGTCCTCGTCTTTCCTTTTTATCAAGGCAAGCTTTTATTCACGATCCATACCAAACGAGGATATGAGCTTCCTGGAGGCAAAGTAGAGCCTGGCGAATCAAGCATTGCTGCTGCCATTCGAGAGACATACGAAGAAACAGGCTATCACTTATCCGCTATCAAAAAAATCGGTCAGTATACGGTCGGAGATTCGATTGTGAAAGATATTTATGTAGCAGAGGCGGAACGACAGGTCGCTACTATTATAGAAGGATCGGTTGGCGGGGCATTTATCAGTGATAAAATTCCAACAGCCGAGGAGTTGCGTTCAGATGAGCGATATAGCGCTTTTGTAAAAGACGATGTCTATCCACTGACCATCGCTCATTTACGTGACTTGGGCTATATCAAATAA
- a CDS encoding putative holin-like toxin, with product MSEGGENMEVYQALSLMFMFGMFLLALLTYLKKK from the coding sequence ATGTCAGAGGGGGGTGAGAACATGGAGGTTTATCAAGCGCTGTCCCTGATGTTTATGTTTGGGATGTTCCTGTTAGCTTTGTTAACCTACCTGAAAAAGAAATGA
- a CDS encoding M20 family metallopeptidase, with translation MKVDQTQAVQMGTDRTESELENRIITYVEQNKQQFISVSHAIHEHPEIGNEEVYAQGVLTALLEEAGFQIEKGVAGHPTAFLARKKVGEKTGPTLGYLAEYDALPGLGHACGHNIIGTTSVLAAIALGETLQETGGEVVVLGTPAEEGGPNGSAKGSFVKHDLLKGIDACMMVHPFSHNRITGTTLAVIPLDFEFIGKAAHAAAAPEEGINALDAVIHLFNGINALRQHVTADVRIHGIITHGGDAPNIVPEYAKARFYIRAATRHSCLKVTERIKEIAQGAACMTGATVNIIAFQNEVDDMVLNRTFDGVFQAQMERFGYLVDTRHQAGLGSTDAGNISYVVPTIHPYIKIGSEELVCHTDAFREAAKSPEGDAALIVGAKVLALTGFTLMTNEAVLTEIKQEFFQRKQELALQS, from the coding sequence ATGAAGGTAGATCAAACACAGGCCGTCCAGATGGGGACGGATCGTACTGAGTCAGAGCTGGAAAATAGAATCATTACCTACGTAGAACAAAACAAGCAGCAATTTATTTCGGTTAGTCATGCGATTCATGAGCATCCAGAGATCGGCAATGAGGAAGTGTATGCACAAGGGGTATTAACAGCATTATTAGAAGAGGCGGGCTTTCAGATTGAAAAAGGGGTGGCTGGTCATCCTACAGCGTTTCTTGCACGTAAAAAGGTAGGAGAGAAAACAGGACCTACGCTAGGGTATTTAGCTGAATATGATGCCCTGCCAGGTCTAGGCCATGCGTGTGGCCATAATATTATTGGGACAACAAGTGTGCTTGCAGCTATTGCGTTGGGTGAAACGCTCCAAGAGACCGGTGGAGAGGTGGTAGTGCTTGGAACGCCGGCGGAGGAGGGCGGTCCAAACGGCAGTGCAAAAGGCAGCTTTGTTAAACATGATTTGCTGAAAGGAATCGACGCATGTATGATGGTGCACCCATTTAGTCACAATCGTATTACGGGGACAACCCTCGCTGTCATTCCGCTTGATTTCGAATTTATTGGCAAGGCGGCTCATGCAGCGGCTGCACCAGAAGAAGGGATCAACGCACTGGATGCTGTTATTCATTTGTTCAATGGGATCAATGCTCTGCGTCAGCATGTGACGGCTGATGTCCGTATTCATGGAATTATTACTCATGGGGGAGACGCACCGAATATTGTACCTGAATATGCTAAGGCCAGATTCTATATTCGTGCGGCAACGCGTCACAGTTGCCTGAAAGTGACGGAAAGAATCAAGGAGATTGCCCAAGGAGCGGCATGTATGACGGGTGCGACTGTCAATATTATTGCTTTTCAAAATGAAGTAGATGATATGGTGCTTAATCGAACGTTTGATGGAGTGTTTCAAGCGCAAATGGAACGGTTTGGTTATTTGGTAGATACGCGTCATCAGGCGGGTCTTGGCTCTACCGATGCAGGAAACATCAGCTACGTGGTCCCGACCATTCATCCCTATATTAAAATTGGCTCAGAAGAGTTGGTCTGTCATACAGATGCGTTTCGTGAAGCAGCCAAATCCCCGGAGGGTGACGCGGCACTGATTGTAGGCGCTAAGGTATTGGCTTTGACAGGTTTTACCCTAATGACGAACGAGGCTGTGCTAACAGAGATTAAACAAGAATTCTTTCAACGAAAACAGGAGCTAGCCCTACAGTCATAA
- a CDS encoding amidohydrolase: MSEAVTIITNATIILGNGQQIESGSILLAEGKIKAVGKTEEIAEQLNQLKNQYKESVTIHAEGKYVTPGLIDVHTHLGVHEEGIGREGHDYNETSSPVTPYVRALDGINPFERGFLEARKAGVTTVQSMPGSANVIGGEMVVLKTAGTIVDHMIVREPSGMKAAFGENPKRVFGAKDKAPITRMGTAALFRQEFIKAQEYLESREKGEAVKRDVGLENLVKVLKREIPLRAHAHRADDIVTALRLAEEFHIEITIEHCTEGHKIADFLIDKGVSVSVGPTLSSRSKIELADKGFHTHLALAKAGVPFSITTDHPVVGIEYLVTSVAHAVSDGLDEALAWQAITLQAAKHLGVEERVGSLEVGKDADVVIWSGHPFHIQNKVEKTFINGELVYKRVEN; the protein is encoded by the coding sequence ATGTCAGAAGCAGTAACAATCATTACAAACGCTACAATCATCCTAGGCAATGGGCAACAAATTGAATCAGGCAGTATTTTATTGGCAGAAGGAAAAATTAAGGCGGTAGGGAAAACAGAAGAGATTGCAGAGCAACTCAATCAGCTAAAAAATCAATACAAGGAGTCCGTTACAATCCATGCAGAAGGAAAATATGTTACACCGGGACTCATTGATGTACACACACATCTTGGTGTTCATGAGGAGGGTATCGGAAGAGAAGGGCATGATTATAATGAGACGAGCTCACCAGTGACGCCATATGTAAGAGCATTAGATGGAATTAACCCTTTTGAGCGAGGCTTTCTTGAGGCTCGAAAAGCAGGTGTAACAACTGTTCAATCCATGCCGGGCAGCGCTAATGTGATCGGTGGCGAGATGGTTGTCCTAAAAACGGCAGGGACGATTGTCGATCACATGATTGTTCGCGAGCCCTCTGGAATGAAAGCAGCTTTTGGTGAAAATCCCAAGCGTGTCTTTGGCGCTAAGGACAAGGCACCTATTACACGGATGGGAACTGCTGCATTGTTTCGCCAGGAATTTATAAAGGCGCAAGAATATTTGGAATCTAGAGAAAAAGGGGAGGCCGTGAAACGTGATGTAGGCCTAGAAAATCTAGTAAAGGTGTTGAAGCGAGAGATTCCCTTACGTGCCCATGCTCATCGTGCTGATGATATTGTAACAGCACTTCGCTTAGCAGAGGAATTTCATATTGAAATCACAATCGAGCATTGCACAGAGGGGCATAAAATCGCGGATTTCTTAATAGATAAAGGGGTCAGTGTTTCCGTGGGGCCTACTCTTTCCTCACGCTCCAAAATTGAGCTAGCAGATAAAGGCTTCCATACCCATCTTGCCTTGGCAAAAGCAGGTGTACCTTTTAGCATAACTACAGATCATCCTGTTGTAGGTATCGAATACTTAGTGACCAGTGTAGCGCACGCTGTAAGCGATGGTTTGGATGAAGCGTTAGCTTGGCAAGCTATTACACTGCAAGCTGCCAAGCATCTAGGGGTAGAAGAACGTGTTGGTTCTTTGGAGGTTGGAAAGGATGCTGATGTGGTTATCTGGAGCGGACATCCGTTTCATATACAAAATAAAGTAGAAAAGACATTTATCAATGGTGAACTGGTGTATAAGCGTGTAGAAAACTAA
- a CDS encoding DUF3899 domain-containing protein: MDTIMDTLFLTGLLLVLGGAIIYVWISNFFATFMKGFYLLGSTLFKKSKALQQIDEQMSEDTNLQEWKRKRARQLMVLLLVAGMLLIILSLIWAGIQLS; this comes from the coding sequence ATGGATACAATTATGGATACGCTGTTTCTAACAGGCTTACTCCTAGTGCTGGGAGGAGCGATTATTTATGTATGGATAAGCAATTTTTTTGCCACGTTTATGAAGGGATTTTATCTATTAGGTAGCACTCTATTTAAAAAGTCAAAGGCACTTCAGCAAATTGACGAACAGATGTCTGAGGATACAAATCTGCAAGAATGGAAACGAAAACGAGCAAGGCAACTGATGGTGCTCCTGTTAGTGGCAGGGATGCTTTTGATCATCCTATCGCTGATTTGGGCTGGCATCCAGTTGTCATGA
- a CDS encoding peptide ABC transporter substrate-binding protein, which yields MKKLLSPALAILLFLVPTLTACGNQTGTAGTPEAGASVKQELTANLAGEPYSLDPAIATDTKSFWIIDHLYEGLYAFDKEGNVVEGAAKKVEISPDGKTYTFTIRDDAKWSNGDAVTAKDFEYSWKRVLHKETGATNAFYLYYIKGAEAYNKGEGKLEDVKVKATDDKTLVVELNAPTSYFPKVMMNNVYFPVNQKVVEGNKNWVAEANTLVSNGAYQLASWEHDSQLTLTKSETYWNKSNISMDTLHFKMVPDATTYYQMYKTGELDIIDTLPIDAIEQEKNNAEYVSLPKFGTYLYTFNVTQEPFTNAKIRRAFALAVDRDQLTKNVTKAGETPAFAYVPQGVKTAGSDFRKEKPTYFTFDPTEAKKLLAEGMKEEGWSKLPAVTLKYNNAQNHKKVAEALQQMFTNNLGVDVKLENQEWKTYIDTYKQSNFQMARMGWVGSFLDPVAMLDYYLGESPNNQAKWVNPQFDELMEKAKVEQDEAKRNQYLHEAEDVFMQDLPVLPLFFYSQNYLNTKTLKDVTYSVYKNPDLRWAKKGAE from the coding sequence GTGAAAAAACTTTTATCGCCAGCGTTGGCCATTCTATTATTCCTAGTACCAACTCTGACTGCTTGTGGAAATCAAACAGGTACAGCAGGTACGCCTGAAGCAGGAGCTAGTGTTAAACAGGAATTGACAGCAAATTTGGCAGGTGAGCCATATTCACTTGATCCTGCCATTGCGACGGATACGAAATCCTTTTGGATTATTGATCATCTATATGAGGGGCTATATGCCTTTGATAAGGAAGGAAATGTGGTAGAGGGGGCTGCTAAAAAAGTAGAGATTTCTCCAGACGGAAAAACCTATACCTTCACGATTCGTGACGATGCGAAATGGTCTAATGGTGATGCTGTGACAGCCAAGGACTTTGAATACTCCTGGAAGCGTGTCTTACATAAAGAGACGGGGGCTACTAATGCATTTTATCTGTATTATATAAAAGGTGCAGAGGCCTATAATAAAGGGGAAGGTAAGCTAGAAGATGTGAAAGTAAAGGCAACAGATGACAAAACATTGGTAGTGGAGCTGAATGCACCTACTTCCTATTTCCCAAAAGTAATGATGAATAATGTTTACTTCCCTGTAAATCAAAAGGTTGTAGAAGGAAATAAAAATTGGGTAGCAGAAGCAAATACCCTCGTATCTAATGGAGCTTATCAATTAGCTAGCTGGGAACATGACAGTCAATTAACGCTAACAAAGAGTGAAACCTACTGGAACAAATCGAATATCAGCATGGATACACTACATTTCAAAATGGTGCCAGATGCAACTACTTATTACCAAATGTACAAGACAGGTGAGCTAGATATCATTGATACGTTGCCAATCGATGCTATCGAACAAGAAAAGAACAATGCGGAATATGTAAGTCTACCTAAATTTGGGACTTATCTGTATACTTTTAATGTGACGCAGGAGCCATTTACAAATGCTAAAATCCGTCGCGCCTTTGCCTTAGCTGTCGATCGTGATCAATTGACGAAGAATGTGACTAAGGCAGGTGAAACACCAGCATTCGCTTATGTGCCACAGGGTGTTAAAACGGCTGGTTCTGATTTCCGTAAAGAAAAGCCAACTTATTTCACGTTTGATCCAACTGAAGCGAAGAAGCTATTGGCTGAAGGGATGAAGGAAGAGGGCTGGAGTAAACTACCTGCGGTCACATTGAAGTACAATAATGCACAAAACCATAAAAAGGTAGCCGAAGCTCTGCAACAAATGTTTACAAATAATCTTGGCGTCGATGTGAAGCTAGAAAACCAAGAGTGGAAAACCTACATTGATACCTACAAACAAAGTAACTTCCAGATGGCTCGCATGGGCTGGGTTGGTTCTTTCCTTGATCCGGTTGCAATGCTTGATTACTATCTAGGCGAGAGTCCGAATAACCAAGCGAAATGGGTCAATCCACAATTTGACGAGTTAATGGAAAAAGCCAAAGTAGAACAAGATGAAGCAAAGCGTAATCAATACCTACATGAGGCTGAAGATGTTTTCATGCAAGACTTGCCTGTGCTTCCACTCTTCTTCTATTCACAGAACTATTTAAATACCAAAACCTTAAAGGACGTCACATACAGTGTTTATAAGAATCCAGACTTGCGTTGGGCTAAAAAAGGAGCAGAGTAG